Genomic window (Alnus glutinosa chromosome 9, dhAlnGlut1.1, whole genome shotgun sequence):
CGATAATCTTCTCAATCTCTGAATCGACATCTGAATCCGAATCCTCACtctcatcctcttcatcactcTCGGCCGCGCTTTTTCCTTTCACCCTACCCACATTCCCCTTCAACTTCTCCAACTCAGCCATTGCAGCAGCCTCAATCGCTTCTGGGTCTTTATCCTTACTATCATCCTTAACACTCAAAAAGTTCCTACACTGAAATGTGAGGTGTCCAACACGGCCACACTTCTTGCACACGCCACGAGTCTCATTGGCATTTGACCCAGTTATACGGGCAAGTGCAAGGAGGCCCTGGAAGCTTGCATAGGCATTCTCAGCATCTGGTTCAGCATTAGATGCATTGGGATTTGAAGAGTTCTGGGCATCATCCTTATTGGGTGCATAGGGATCATAGCCGATCGCACTCTGCCATATACCGTGGGTTTGGAGGGCTGCACTACTATGCACCCGATTGTTTGCAGGCATGCGAACCCTACCCGCTGTAGCCGGCATCTTGAAGTTTAAATATCAAACtctgcaagaaaaaaaaaaaaaaacttataatagAGCATTAGCACTAGCCTAGCCCTAATTTCTCCAAAATTTAGCTAAAAACCCCACTTTTCAAAAACACCATACATCTCACTCACTAAATCATATATTCTTCTTACTATATTACATATTTATACCATTGCCAggagaaaaagatttttttttgataagtaagtaaaaATGGAAAAACCATTAGACTAAAAAAGACTATTTTATACAGCAGAATATAATCTTGTTAGCCGCTTCTACATCCATATCACCCCTCGTTAGCAttaggagaaaagaaaaagtatgacAGTGCAACAGATCATCAACAACCCTGATTCGAATGAGGGTATGTAACAGAAATACAAAATTCTTTGCTCGTCAAAACATGCTACATTCAAGCCATTCTGTTTGGCCATCTCTGTAACATACAATAAGTAAATTTTTAACATCCAGGATATTTCATCTCAATGATATTATCCAAATCCTAATTAGCCATTACCCAACCCAAGTAAAAGGTCAAACCTTTGGGTTTCTTGTAGGAGCACTAGCCCCAATGGCTACAAGAGCCACTGCTGCACCCACAAGAATCTGGGTATCTAGCGTCTATAACAGATCCAAGATATTATCCTCCCAATCGTGAAGAGCAGATGTATGGGAAATATTATCAAAAACCAACCGAATCAAGAAATAGACCAGAAAATAAAATGGGAGAGTGTCAGGGCCTCGCCTAACTTTCAAAACAAATCATATCAGTTTGGCCGTCTCtgcaatatataaaaatttcaaaataaatccACCACGCTTAATCAAAGGTACTAAATTGCCAACCAAAACACCCAGAGGCAACAAGTTCAAAAATTCCCAGCACACAAATCATATCAAGAATTCATAAAACAAGCACCCATGACGAAAACAACCTCGAGcaaattaattcaaaaacaagaaacccaaaaacagaatAAAACCCCCCACATAAATCCGAAAATCCCAACAAAACCCAATCGCATAGAACCCCAAAATTGTGATCCATACCTTCAGTAAGAAGCAACAGAGGAAGTAGATGGAGCAGAGACAGCAGAGCG
Coding sequences:
- the LOC133877362 gene encoding CAX-interacting protein 4-like is translated as MPATAGRVRMPANNRVHSSAALQTHGIWQSAIGYDPYAPNKDDAQNSSNPNASNAEPDAENAYASFQGLLALARITGSNANETRGVCKKCGRVGHLTFQCRNFLSVKDDSKDKDPEAIEAAAMAELEKLKGNVGRVKGKSAAESDEEDESEDSDSDVDSEIEKIIAKRNGKKISKERSMKKELDEDEPDRASRERKSRGRSKKRSGKRGSGDSDDSDDSDKSRKRRKKDRQRKRNESSDEDNERRRRHRKSRKEKRRRRSHRDSDSDSDASEDSARERKHKSRRAASPSDSDASDDLRVSRSKKRYEKKNRKRQHD